The stretch of DNA CTAATGGTTCTTCCCTATCCAAACTTTCTGATAGATGAGGGATGGCAGACCCTCCTGCTGAACTTAAAGGATCCGTTTTATATTGACGACTTGTTTCATATTGTAGAGCCTGTTTATAGCTTTGGTACAAAGCGGTGGAGCTCTTCATAATCTGCCAAATATTGTAATAAAGTTGGTAATCGCTTCCTCGTAAATTCATTCAGAGTCTCCTAAAAACCTTTATTTCTAACTTGATCACGAATCTCATCAAGGAAATCATCTATATCAATAGTGGTATTATGACTCTTATCCGAGCTACTCCCCCCCCCTGAATGCCCCGTCTCCTTCGCCATGGCCGGTTGAGTTCGTTGATTCATGACTTGATTACGATCCTGCTGATAATGGGCATTGATCTTATCCATCGAAGTAGGGTTATTCCCTCCACCTTGAGCAAAGAAAGCATCAGGGTCAATCTTCCCCGTATTATTACCAGGAACAGAAGGAATGCCATCAGATATAGCATCTATAAGACTGTTCTGTTTATTATGACGATCTAAGTAACTACGCGAACCAGAGAAGGTAAAATCACTTGGTAGAGTAGATCCTGTCATAATCCCGGTTTTAGGCCTACTCTGATGACCTCTCCCTTTCGTTAGGGAATTATTCATCTTCAGAGAGCTAAAATCACCATAAGCCTGAGCTTTATCAATTCCCTTATTAACATTAGCTGGATTAAGATCATTTCGATAAGTCATCAATGATGATCGATTATTACTTTGGGACGTGGCGAACGCTACAGGAGCAAATCCCGAAGTATTAGATTGAACTGGTAAATTCAAATCAGACCAGGTAATGGGAATAGAGGAACCAACAGAATGTAAACTCCCTTTGTCTGTTGATTTGTATTGATTTAAATGTTGTTGATAAAGCTCACTGAGCATATCCTTATCCAATCCCAAATGTTTTGCATGAGCCGTTCTAAGATAGTTAGCTCTATCCTTTTCATTAGCCAAATTGTATCGTCCCGGATCTATACTTGGTATATTGATATTTGTAACAGAGTTAGGAGAGGAAGATTTTAACTGTTTGATAGCACTCAACAAAGAGCTCTTCCAATGAGTATCACCTGATATTTGGGAGCTTAAGTAGGAGCTAACAGCTCCAGCACTCAATCCCTGAACTTGAGAGGATTCAAGTTGTTTCATGACATCCGTTTGATCTTCCTGGGACATCCAACTCCATTCAGGTCCAAGAGCATACACTAAGGGAAAGTCTTTTTCTTCAGAACTAATATGGATGGAAGATTTTTGAGATGTATTTCCCTGCATTAATGATCTAAGTTCGTCCTTAATAAACTGGGACTGATCAGAACTTTTAATGATGTTCCTAATGTTTTGGTCATATTGGTAAGCAGAGGCCATAGGTAAGGCATTGCTTTGGAGAATCTCTAGAATATCTTTTTTGTCAGACTCAGATAGCTTATCCTGTTCATTAACAAAACTCATCAAGCTATCCCCTTGAGACTCATCCTGATTTGGAATCTTTATGACAGAGGCTCTATCCGTTCTGCCATCAACAAGGGAATTAAAAGGTTGTACTTTTTTATAGAACACTCCTTTACCCAGGTTATTATCCATTATCTGAGCGAGGCTGGTATCTTTATTAACAACTTTTCTTTTATAGGTAGAGACAACGGGACTATTAGTAGTCATCTGATAAGAAGCTTCTGCGATCTCCTTAGGGTTCATTCCCAGGCTAGAGCGAAGAGATGAGAACTGACCTAATCCATTAGTTAGGTATTTGTGATAAGAACCCCACTCTACGGGGGGGAGATCAATCCCATCAAGATAGACTCTTAATTGATCAGCAGCTAAGGCTCCCGACAAGGGGACAATCATTTCATCAATCCATTTATTTCGTTTTTCAAAGTTAAAGAGGTCCTTCGCAGTTATAGACTGCGAGACATCATTCATTGTAGAACTGTGCCCGTTTAGCACTTCCTGGAGGGTTGTATCATCTGATAAAACCAGCTGAGTACCAGCTTGCCTATTCTTTTTGACATAACGCTCAAAAGCTATATCGATTAACTCTTTTTGAGTCTTTTTGAAATCAGCCAGGTCTTGAGTTCCCTCCTGGGCGATATAACCAACGGCCTGATAAAATTCGTCACCACCCTCTGGGTCTTCTAGGTCCTGGATTTGATTTTGTAGATAAATCCAAGCCTCTTCATCTAAATGGCCCCCTAATTGACTTATAACTTCTTGTCCTTCCTGTTGATTCAATACTTGACGGGCCTCAATGGGAGTTATGTGCTCCTGATCATAATCTGGGTTGATAGCCTCTGTAATATAAGCAGAAGGAATAGGTTCTGTGACTAATACATTAAGAGCTTTTAAGATATTGGAAGAGACAGCCTGTTCATTCTTCTGTTTGTCCCTATCTTTGAGACGTTGTATATATTGTGGATCGTTTTTACCATATATCTGGATGGAGTCTTTTGTATAAGGAGCTAATAAAGAGCGATAATACTCTTCAGTTGAATCATTTCTATGTCCTAGAGCTACTCCGGATAAGTGAGCTATATCTTTTCCTCTTAAGACTTCCATAACTCGTTCTATAGACTTAGACGAATTAACTTGTCTACCACCATAGATATCACCACTTTCTGTGTAGAATATTTCAGAAGCGCCTTCTTCGAGAATATTATCAGGATCTTCCAATATCACATGAGTATCATCAAGAAATACAAGATGAAGTTGGCTATTATTACCTAGACCCCTTATAGGAGTATGTTCAGTGTAAGCCCCACCTGCTTGAGTCCAATAACCATCTTTGTCATAAGCCCCTTCCCAGTCTTTTTTAATATTACGACCTGGATCATATCCTGCAGTCCAATCAAATCCACTTTGATCTGTCAAACGATCATAGCGAACCTTATTATCACCACCTGATTTGTTTGGTGATATCTGGCCAGAGGGATGAATAAAAAGCTGATTTCCTTGAGGGGCTTGTGTATTATGGGATTGGCTCAACTCCAAAGGAAGTAAATCTTCATATTGGATACCTGATTCTTTAAGTTTGTCCTTAGATAAGGGAGAGTAGGTACTAGTTGTCCCAGCAAAACTCCAAAGCATTTGCTGACCAGTATGTTCTAGAAGAACTTGTCGTTGGAACTTGTTAAGACGGGCTTCATCGAAATCCCCTTCAGGTGAAAAAAACTCAGCATCCACATTGATATAAGGACATTGAGGACTAAAGCGTATAGCTTTTTTGAGAGTCTCCTGAACAGAATCCCGGTAATCCTTAAACTCTTGAGATGTACCATCATCTTTTTTGCGTTGTGCGTACTCACGGACTGTGCTGTCGATCTCCTGACTGAGATTTTGATAATACCCGTCCTGACTAACTTCAAGAATAAAATCCCACATGTTCTCCCCCTTCTTTTTGTAATTGTTTTGCTTTTTGAGAAGCATTAATTGTTTGATTTATCTGGCTGATCTGACTGATCCAGGATTTACGTTCTCCATGGGGCATCTTCATTATTTCTTCCCTAGACCAACCAAAATGATAGGCAATGAAAGCCACCTCACGATAGATATCTCCCGAAAGGTGGCTTAAACCTCCCCCAGTAGCTGAAACTCCCCTGTATAAGCTTGTCCACATGAGGAACAAGTCAAATTAACCTGTTTAATAATCTGATGATTGATTTGATTCATATAATCAATGAGAAAAGCAAAATCCTCAGGACATAGCTTTTCGATGGTTCGACTGGTAATCATTTTTTCCTTGCCCAGTTTTACCAGAATACGTGACAATAGAACCACGTAAAAGTAACTACTATCTTCTTTTACTCTATTATCCTGTTGTATTTGAATGAGATCTTTAACCTTGATCAGACGCATCGTACCAGATACTTTACTACCGATTTCTGGCTCAAGTCCGATTCCTCTTGGTAAGATGAATTTAAATTCTTCTCGTATCTTCATGCTTCCCCCTCAAGGATTTCGATACCTTGTTCTTTAAACCATTTCGTTAAGAACTGATTCATTTTATCAACTGTTGATTTATTTATATCCTCATAGGCAAACTCTTGGAAAAGCAGTTGTTGTACTTCCTGTTCTCTTCCTTGAGCTCCTGTGGGTAAAGAAATAGATATCTCTCCTGTTCTTTTATTGCTTTCTACATACATATTTACAACTCCAATTTACCAAAACGACCTGAACTGCTTTCTTCTAAAGGGGAAGAAGGCTCAGTAACTTGAGGTTCCTCAGTTTCACTTATCAAATGTAGCCGTCCCTTATGTCTGTAATGGACAGCATTGCCTTCCACATTAAAACTATCTAATTCAGCAAAATCATATTTTTGCTTAATGTATCGCATTAGGTGAGTAAAATTATTTATCTTATCCCATTCCGTTTGCGCTGATGTACTTTGTTGTTGTGTCACATTAGGCTTACGACTTAGTAAATCAGCTAGGGTATCTCTCAGCATGTCCTGGGAATAATCCTCTAGCATGCCTGCAATTGATTCCTTATCCATAGGTTGATCCTCTATACGTTTATACAATTCATCTAATTGGCTACTATCATAGTTCTCGTGTTTTAGTGAGCCATTATATGAGGAAGGAGAATTAATACAGTCCTTAAAGAAATAAGAACCTTCTTGAAAACATTCCACTCCCACCCGATCAAAATGGCAATTAACAAATAGGCAATTATTCCATTCAATGTCAGAACCGAAATCCCCTGCAAAATAGCATCCCCAAAACAAACAATTACTAAAATCACTTTTATGGAACCCCAACAAACCTTCACCATAGGAAGTCTCAAAACGACATTCCTTAAAGAGGGTCTGATTAAGGCTAGCTCTATTGAACTCTGTGTCCTTAAATCGACAGCTATCAAAGCGTCCTTCTTGAACAAGCCAGCGATGGTTAATAGAACGATCTACATCACAACGGCTGAAATGGGGATGATTCCAATGATTACGTAGGAATCGCACACCAGATAATTTGACATTATCCCAATGCAACTGAGTTGATTGTAAATCAAGGAAATCAGATTCCTTAACCTCCCCCGTTATCCAGGACAACTGAGTTAGGTTATTGTCAGAATAACGGACACCTGCCCAGGATACTTCCTGCCATTGTTGATGACTTAATTCTTTATCAGACAAGTCAACCTGTTCCAATTGCGTATCGTGGAGTGATCCTTTTTGTAATTCCTCATCCAGAAAACACAGATTGTAACTATTAAATTCCATTAGGCCTTAACATCCTCAGAACTAAAATCCATGCCCGAAAATAAATCAGGAATCATAATAGTATCTACCTGTCCACAACTAGGGCATTGAACCTGAGCTTTTTTCTCGATATCTCCATTGAGGTCTTTATAGAGAAGTTGAAGATATAAAAAATCAGCTTCATATAATTCCATAAGGTCTTCAGGAGTTACCTCTGTTTTATCCCCTAACAGAGTGATCACCTGACTTAATAAAAGGAGATCCCTATAGCGATGATTAAAACGGTTTTGATCATGATTCTGTATTCGCAGTTCATCACCTGCGGTAGCCAGACGCATCATACCCTTACGCTGTAGATGGCCCTTATCATCTGTAAAACCTAGGGGGAGAGTAAAAGCAATGCCTTCCATTAATCTAAATCTCCAATATTAATATGACCTGTCTGATCGTCTGATTCTTTGTAATAATCGCTAGTCTTCTGCCTATCACTAACCAAACCAAGGGCTTCCTCTAATTCTTTAGTAATACGAAGGCATTGAGGTCCATTAACACCTTTAACGGTTAATTCGACTTCACCTGTTTCACTAATGGTTACTTCTAATTCATGTTTTTGTGCCATGGGATACTCCTAATTCATTTCCAATTGACGAACTTTATCTTCTTCATCTTCGAAGCTTATCAAGCTGGCTTTTCTAGCTCGTTGTTTAGCCCATTCCCGAATCTTACCGATCTCCTCACTCATGGTTTTACTTAAGGGAATAATCTTTTCAATAGAATCTTCTACCATGTGTTGATCAATATCTGTCTTCTTGTCAAAAGCATCATACAGACTGCTAATAATGACTTCTTCTATTTCACTTCCTGAAAAACCGGCAGACAGCTTGGATAGATTTTCCAGGTTAAAGTTGGTCGAGCTTCTCTTTCTTTTGTCCAAATGGATCTTGAAGATATCTTCCCTTTCACTTTTATTAGGTAAGTCGATATAAAAGATCTCATCAAAACGTCCCTTACGAAGTAGTTCAGGAGGCAAAGCGGATATATTATTACTGGTGGCAACAACAAAGACAGGACTTGTCTTTTCCTGTAACCAGGTTAAGAAGGTACCGAAGACTCTTTGGCTTGTGCCTCCATCAGTCGAACCTCCTTGTCCCATTCCGGCGAATCCCTTTTCTAACTCATCCAACCAAAGGATACTGGGAGCAATAGATTCGGCCGTTTTAATAGCCATACGGACGTTTTCCTCACTACTACCAACAAGACTGGAGAAAACCTTACCAACATCAAGGCGTAGAAGGGGCAACTGCCATAAACTACTAATGGCTTTTGCTGTTAAGGACTTACCACAACCAGGAATCCCTATCATTAAGACACCTTTGGGCTGAGGTAATCCGAAGTCTCTCGCTTCTTTTGTAAAGGCTTGACTCCTCTTCTGAAGCCATTCTTTAAGATTCTCCAATCCTCCGATCTGTCCCATTTGTTCATTGGTTTGATAATATTCAAGGACACCTGATTTACGTATGATCTGTTCCTTCTCACTCAGGATGATCTGAACATCGAATTTACCTGCGGCCACTAGAGATTTCGCAAAGACATTTTCCGCTTCCTCAGCTGTTAGTCCCAATGAAGCTTCTATAATCTTGTCCTTATTGTCACCTTGCAACTCAGGCATTTCTGCTTCTTTTTTACCAAGGGAATAGAGGATGCCATCGATAATACGGGATATTTCTTCCTTCTGGGGAAGGTCAAAATCTAGTAAAGTAATTTCCTTTTCCAATTCCTGGGGGATCTTTGTTACAGGGGTCAGGAAGATAAGGTTCTTCATGCTTGTTTTCAATTCATGACTCACATCTCTGAGCTTACGAAGCACAACAGGATCATTAAGAAAAGGATGAAAGTCTTTGAGAACAAATACGCCATTGACCTTT from Spirochaeta cellobiosiphila DSM 17781 encodes:
- a CDS encoding DUF6760 family protein, with translation MWTSLYRGVSATGGGLSHLSGDIYREVAFIAYHFGWSREEIMKMPHGERKSWISQISQINQTINASQKAKQLQKEGGEHVGFYS
- a CDS encoding pentapeptide repeat-containing protein, translated to MEFNSYNLCFLDEELQKGSLHDTQLEQVDLSDKELSHQQWQEVSWAGVRYSDNNLTQLSWITGEVKESDFLDLQSTQLHWDNVKLSGVRFLRNHWNHPHFSRCDVDRSINHRWLVQEGRFDSCRFKDTEFNRASLNQTLFKECRFETSYGEGLLGFHKSDFSNCLFWGCYFAGDFGSDIEWNNCLFVNCHFDRVGVECFQEGSYFFKDCINSPSSYNGSLKHENYDSSQLDELYKRIEDQPMDKESIAGMLEDYSQDMLRDTLADLLSRKPNVTQQQSTSAQTEWDKINNFTHLMRYIKQKYDFAELDSFNVEGNAVHYRHKGRLHLISETEEPQVTEPSSPLEESSSGRFGKLEL
- a CDS encoding AAA family ATPase, yielding MTLKDMPVSKRLEILIRARYPLIYIVSSEENRVEGTVRKLVTDREKRYFSWTITKGLLGDDGNSLSDLREPIKVLDHILESKVNGVFVLKDFHPFLNDPVVLRKLRDVSHELKTSMKNLIFLTPVTKIPQELEKEITLLDFDLPQKEEISRIIDGILYSLGKKEAEMPELQGDNKDKIIEASLGLTAEEAENVFAKSLVAAGKFDVQIILSEKEQIIRKSGVLEYYQTNEQMGQIGGLENLKEWLQKRSQAFTKEARDFGLPQPKGVLMIGIPGCGKSLTAKAISSLWQLPLLRLDVGKVFSSLVGSSEENVRMAIKTAESIAPSILWLDELEKGFAGMGQGGSTDGGTSQRVFGTFLTWLQEKTSPVFVVATSNNISALPPELLRKGRFDEIFYIDLPNKSEREDIFKIHLDKRKRSSTNFNLENLSKLSAGFSGSEIEEVIISSLYDAFDKKTDIDQHMVEDSIEKIIPLSKTMSEEIGKIREWAKQRARKASLISFEDEEDKVRQLEMN
- a CDS encoding DUF2997 domain-containing protein, whose product is MAQKHELEVTISETGEVELTVKGVNGPQCLRITKELEEALGLVSDRQKTSDYYKESDDQTGHINIGDLD